The following is a genomic window from Nitrososphaerales archaeon.
CATGTTAACGCCCGATCAGATTGACAAGATTAACAAGCGTCTGGAAAATGAAAAAGACTGGGAATCATGGTCATTTATGAATATCGACTTGCATACTGGTGCAAGAGCTTTTGCTATGGCGTCTACGAGCTGGGAAAGAATAGCTTTTTCGCCGGTGTTCAGAGTGGAACAGTTTGAGTCCAAGATAAAAAGAGGAGATTGGTATCTAACAAGAGAAGGAAAATGGTGGGTCAAGTACCCTACAGAAGAACGCAGAGCTATAGTTGAAACAGCATACGATAGACTGCCAAAAGATAGGAAATTCCTTTTCTTTGAAGACGCCGAAAGCGACAAGGCAAATGCGTTACAAGCTTCTTACTTTATGTCAAAGATGGCTGTCAAATTCAAAAAGATATTCTCAAAGCTTGACAGAAACAGCTCGCTCAATGAAAAGACAAGAATGTATGCATTGGGCGATGGATTGTACTTTACTGGACATCCACTACATTTGTTCAGACATACAATGGCTCAGTACTATATGGCAGCTACAAACTGGTCGCTTGCCTATGTGGCAAGCTTGGGTGGATGGGAAAATACGGAAATACTGAACAAGTGCTATGGAGGCATTCCAGAACATATCAAGGCGCAAATTGCAAAATCGATTCATGTCAGATTTGATACACTATCCCTAAACGCAGTACATGTGCAGCAGACAGGGATTTCATCATATACTGCGGGATTTAAATAATAACTCCTAGAATCCTCTGCTTGAGCAGAATATAGTGAAGTTTTAATACCAACGTACCTTTATATTGTATCCGAGTAATCAAAAAGTGTACAAGCAATGAAAAGACAAGAAAGGGTTGCAGTCTTGGAAGGCAAGGAGGCCAAGGATTTTCTAGAGTACATCTCAAGGGATGCAACCAAGGAAGAAAAAGAATCCTTAAGAAAAGCACACGAGTTCTACAAAAAACACTGCAAGTAGTTTTAGTAAATGACAACAATAGACGCCAACAGACTGGTTTTTACAACTTTTTCAAAGGAGGGTGACGATTTTTCAAAACTAGATTTTACTGAAGACGATGGTTCCGATCCGTTGGGCGTTGACGATTTTATCCGAAATAGAATCATGCTTTATCTGTCTAACAACCTCTGCGCCGCCTATACTGTAAGAATTGAGGCGTATTTTACTGCATCAATGTCTGCTATAGAAACAAAACGCCTTGTTGACGAGGACAAGATATCTGGCATAGGCATTATCTCCTATCCTGCCCTGCTTTTAGGACAGATGGCTGTTGATAAAAAGTATAGAGGTCAGGGGATTGGGTACTGGATATGCGAGTTTTGTACCGGTCTGGCGCAGGAAATGAACAAAAGGGTAGGGTGCGCCCTTGTTATTCTGCAGACAAATAAAGACAAGTTGGACTA
Proteins encoded in this region:
- a CDS encoding GNAT family N-acetyltransferase produces the protein MTTIDANRLVFTTFSKEGDDFSKLDFTEDDGSDPLGVDDFIRNRIMLYLSNNLCAAYTVRIEAYFTASMSAIETKRLVDEDKISGIGIISYPALLLGQMAVDKKYRGQGIGYWICEFCTGLAQEMNKRVGCALVILQTNKDKLDYYKKRCGFRHSQKKSKEGKVWMYKRVFQVDNVQLSRYCQ